The Quercus robur chromosome 3, dhQueRobu3.1, whole genome shotgun sequence DNA segment GGCTGGCCAGGAGAGACGTCGACATGTACAGTATCCGACTGAATGACCCCTCCCTCATGTTGGTCGCTTACAGCCTTGGAGCTGGTGGAGGTGTCCTCACGGATGGCTGTAGGGTAGAATATGTTCTCCGCTTTCCACAAATCAGACGAAGCATCCACCCCAGCTCGCTTCAAGGCCTTttcccaaacctgggagcagtaaagcctgcatactccgggaatttgggctttaaggatggcttgggtttcagctaCCCCTGCGTTATAACCCTCATCCTCGGCCGTTTCCTTGGCAGCCTCAGTCACGTTTCTGGCAAACTCAGCCTCCTGCTTGGCCCTCATGGCTTCGTCCCGAGCGTACTCCGCCACACCTTTGTCATTCTCTGCCAGGATCAATCTTTTATTTAAGTCACTGATTTGCTCCTTGGCTATTCGCAACTGATCCTCGGCTTCTAGCAAACGTTTTGTTTGGTCCTCGGCTTGTTTTTGGGCGCTAGATAAACCCGCCGAGGTGCTATCCCTATCTCGGATAGCTTCTGTTAAGGCAGCCTTGGCCTTGGCGAGGTCATCCTCGGAAGTTTTGAGAGTCCGCGTGGCCTCTATGCGCTTGGAGCGTTCATTCTCGACCGCCTTACTCTACTTGTTCACTTCctcctccatcctataggtggcTTGGAGAGCCTGTCAAGGGAGATAAATACATCGTGAATGACGGACTGGGAGTAagagttaataaagttttagaGTTCAAGagccttaccatgcccaagtgCCTCTTCGTGCTGAGGAAAACCTCTtgcatcctcattttcttcaaccCATCCATGTCAGTGGGAAGCAGCATGGCTCTCCCTAGTGCGTCTGCCACATAACCACCCTCGCCATTTCCAAGGTCCCTCATGGACGCGGTTTCCAGCAATGGACCCCCGTGGAGCATTGGAGCGGGAAGCCAGGCGCTTGGCGAGGATTGGGCCTCGATCCCCTTTCCCTTGCCTTGGGAAGATTGGGCTTCGGTCTCCTTACCCTTACTTTGGTGCCCAATCTTCAATTGTTTTGCACGCGGGGCTTCCTCCCTCTCCTTAGAAGGTTGAGATTTTCCCCCATCCATGGTTTCCTTGCCCTTgggactcctctttctctttgaattaGTGCTCTCCGGCCGAGGAGGCAGAACTGGTTGGGGAGAAGAAGGAAGTTTGGGGCGGGGGGATTGTGGCTGTGACTTTGTGGAGGATGACCTAATCTGGATAGCCTGGGGCGGAGGTGGTGGGGAAGGAGCATTGGGTTGCGGCGTTGCCTGCGCACCCTTCCCTGGTTGACCCTCGAGGAGTTCGAATAAGCTAGTCGAGGGCTTTCTCTTGAGTCCCATCTCGACTTGAGAAGATGTGCCTACTGATAACAATTCTGCCTCGGACAAGACTGGGCCACCTatatcaccagaaggatcctcggattAGTTGGCTAGATCAAATACCCCAAACCCTTCCTCGGGCTGATCTAACTCGCCTTCGTCCTCCGCTACTTGATGAGATGAGGAGAGGTCCACCAGTGGGATGCTTTCTGGGATAGATGATACTTCGGAGATTAAAAATTCTGTCTTGACCACGGTAATTTTTGGAAGTCGAGGATGGCTGGCGCTGATCATGTGCCTAGGGTCGGCAAATGACTTTTGAACGGGAGCGGGCCCTAATATTTTGTGAGCGGCTCAAACTTGACCATCTTCGTCATTTACGAAAACCGCCGCTTGTAGAACAGTCTCTAAGTCCACCCGGTTAACTAAGTGAAAATGCCGTTGATAAGCGTGTGGatctacaaaagaaaaacacatatgCATGGTTAGTTACTGAACCACATCAGATTAGAATGGCGCAAAGTGTCAGCGCCCTTCCATTCcctataccccacctggttctccttctACTATGGGGCACGGATtgccatcatgccattcaccGAAGacgataaggaaatccttgttTAATCCCTTGTTGGAATCAGGGAGGCATTGAATTAGTCGAACCCTTtcgtctctcgtcttcatgtagtaggatttccccttcaaattttggagattatagcaCCAATTCACGTCAAGGTGGGTCAGTCTTAGCCCCATCTTTTCGTTTAAAGCATCCAcgcaacccagaatcctaaacatgttaTCGATGCACTGGGTGGGGGCTAATCGAAAGTGCCTGAGGTAACCCCTCGTTACCggccccatagggattctcataccccctCTACGAAGGCGAGGACGGGAATTACTACCTCGCTCGTTTCCCTCTTATAGTGCCACTCCCCCATATTACAATGCCTTAGAC contains these protein-coding regions:
- the LOC126719120 gene encoding uncharacterized protein LOC126719120, which codes for MGLKRKPSTSLFELLEGQPGKGAQATPQPNAPSPPPPPQAIQIRSSSTKSQPQSPRPKLPSSPQPVLPPRPESTNSKRKRSPKGKETMDGGKSQPSKEREEAPRAKQLKIGHQSKGKETEAQSSQGKGKGIEAQSSPSAWLPAPMLHGGPLLETASMRDLGNGEGGYVADALGRAMLLPTDMDGLKKMRMQEVFLSTKRHLGMSKAVENERSKRIEATRTLKTSEDDLAKAKAALTEAIRDRDSTSAGLSSAQKQAEDQTKRLLEAEDQLRIAKEQISDLNKRLILAENDKGVAEYARDEAMRAKQEAEFARNVTEAAKETAEDEGYNAGVWEKALKRAGVDASSDLWKAENIFYPTAIREDTSTSSKAVSDQHEGGVIQSDTVHVDVSPGQPLKEGEF